The genomic stretch TCGTCCTTCAGCGCGGGGGCGGCGCGGAAGCGGGTCAGCAGATGCGTCAGTTCCGCCAGGTCCTGCAGCACGGCCAGCGGGTCGGCGCCCACTTCATGCGTGCGGTCCAGGATGGACAGCGCGGCGGCGACATCGCCGCCCATCACCGCCTCCATCAGGTCGAAGACCATGAAGCGGTCGGCCAGGCCGAGCATGTCGCGCGTACCTTCGCCGGTCACGGCGCCGCCGCCTGCCAAACCAATCGCCTGGTCCAGCAGTGAAAGGCCATCGCGCACCGACCCGTCGGCGGCGCGGGCGATCATGCCGAGCGCCTCGGCCTCGACCGCCACATCCTCCTTGGCGGCGATGCCGGCGAAATGGTCGCGCAGCATCTCCTGCGGCACGCGGCGCAGCGAGAACACCTGGCAGCGGCTGCGGATGGTGACGGGCACCTTGCGCAGTTCCGTGGTGGCCAGGACAAACGTGACGGAGGGCGGCGGTTCCTCGAGCGTCTTCAGCAGCGCGTTGAAGGCCGCGGCCGAGAGCATGTGGCACTCGTCCAGGATGAAGACCTTCTGGCGGCCCTGGGCGGGACGGAATCGCAGCGCCTCGCGCAGTTCCCGCACGTCGTCCACGCCGTTGTTGGACGCGGCGTCCATCTCGGTCACGTCGGGGTGGCGGTCGGCCAGGATGGCGCGGCATTCGGCACAGACGCCGCAGGGATCGGCCGTCGGGCCGCCTTTCCCGTCCACACCGATGCAATTCAGCGCGCGGGCGATGATGCGCGCCGTGGTGGTCTTGCCCACGCCGCGCACGCCGGTCAGCAAAAAGGCGTGATGCACGCGCCCCTGCGCGAAGGCGTTGCGCAGCGTGCGCACCAGCGCGTCCTGACCGATCAGGTCGTCGAAATGGGTTGGGCGGTACTTGCGTGCCAGCACGCGATAGGGGCCGGTCGGCGCGGCGGCGGGCTTGGGCGGCGGGGACGCGGCGGGCGCGGCGGGCGCGGCGGGCGCGGGCGCAGGCTCGCCGAACAGCCCCGGCCCCTCGGGCGCGGGCGGTTCCGGCAGGCCTTCTTCCGCTGCGGCGCCGCCCAGGTCGGAAATGGGGGAGCCGAGGAGGTCGGAGGCCATGCTGTCCCTGGATCGGGGGGCGAAGAAGGGTGGAAGGCCGGCAAGCGACCCGGGCAAGAACCCGTTACGGCTGCTTCCTTCCGGACCTGACCGGGTTGGCGAGGAGCCCGTCCGCCGCCGACCTTCCGAGGGCACCATATCATGCCGGCGCGCCACCGCGCCAATGGGGGGGCGTAACCGGGGCCGGTGCGCCGGCGAAATCCGTGGCAGAAGGAGAACAGCCATGGCCCTGTCGCGTCGCTCGATGCTTTGGATCATTCCCGGTGCGACGGTCGCCGTGCCGCTCGGCGCCCTGCTGCTGCCGAAGGAAGGCCGCGCCGCGCAGGTCAATGCGGACCGTGGCATCGCGGTGCGCGGCACCGACGTGGTCGCCTATGCGACGCAGGGGCGCGCCGTGCCCGGGCGGGCGGAATTCACCCATGACTGGCGGGGCGCCACTTGGCGCTTCGCCTCCGCCGCGCATCGCGACCTGTTTGCCGCCGACCCCGAGCGCTACGCCCCGGCCTATGGCGGCTTCTGCGCCTTTGCGGTCAGCGAGGGCTACACCGCCCCGATCGACCCTGCCGCCTGGCGGATCGTCGATGGCCGGCTGTTCCTGAACTACGACCGGTCGGTGCAGCGCCGCTGGGAAGGCGACATCCCGGGACGCATCGCCCGCGGGGACGCGAACTGGCCGGCGTTGGCCGCGCGATAGCCCACCCGCGCGGTGGGGCCCCATGCACGCCACCGCTTGGGCACATGAAGACTGTGGCGAACAATCCGGTCGCGTTTCAGGGCATTCCTTCCGGGACAGGCACGGCCCGTGCCGCCCCG from Roseomonas fluvialis encodes the following:
- a CDS encoding DNA polymerase III subunit gamma/tau; protein product: MASDLLGSPISDLGGAAAEEGLPEPPAPEGPGLFGEPAPAPAAPAAPAASPPPKPAAAPTGPYRVLARKYRPTHFDDLIGQDALVRTLRNAFAQGRVHHAFLLTGVRGVGKTTTARIIARALNCIGVDGKGGPTADPCGVCAECRAILADRHPDVTEMDAASNNGVDDVRELREALRFRPAQGRQKVFILDECHMLSAAAFNALLKTLEEPPPSVTFVLATTELRKVPVTIRSRCQVFSLRRVPQEMLRDHFAGIAAKEDVAVEAEALGMIARAADGSVRDGLSLLDQAIGLAGGGAVTGEGTRDMLGLADRFMVFDLMEAVMGGDVAAALSILDRTHEVGADPLAVLQDLAELTHLLTRFRAAPALKDDASLPEAERTRGAALAMRLSVPTLARAWQMLLKGVAEVQQEGVDRRAAAEMVLIRLAHVADLPSPGDLVKRLTSEGGGDAAPRPAPGGGSGGMRAIAGGGAVASAAPEPVAAALPQPREWREVVALASGVKPLLHAHLLHDVHPVRIAPGRVEIRPLPSAPRDLAAQLTALLAERTGTRWTVAVSNEPGEPTLAEQGRSAETDRRAIAQSHPLVQAILAAFPGATIETVRDEAADDYGLVATPAAIGAEPDDDGRGFAPPEADSAWTDDDDIPNDD
- a CDS encoding YHS domain-containing (seleno)protein; this encodes MALSRRSMLWIIPGATVAVPLGALLLPKEGRAAQVNADRGIAVRGTDVVAYATQGRAVPGRAEFTHDWRGATWRFASAAHRDLFAADPERYAPAYGGFCAFAVSEGYTAPIDPAAWRIVDGRLFLNYDRSVQRRWEGDIPGRIARGDANWPALAAR